The Mesoterricola silvestris sequence GGCCGCCCCGGGCGGCGCCGCCCCCGGCCCCGTCCCCGTCCACGGCCGGGCCGCCCCCCATGTCCGAGGTGCCCACGCCGTTCAGGTCGCCGTAGCCGCCCTTCCCCTTGAGCCACCCGCCGTCGGCGCCCGCGCCGCCCTGGCTTGGGCTGTCGCCGCCGACGCCGCCGCCCCCTCCGTTCTCGCCGTCGCCGCCGGGCGCGCTGTTCCCGCCGATGGCGCTGTTGGCCCTGAAGACCATGTGGCGCAGGGCGACCTTGCCGTCGTTGATGAACAGGCCGCCCCCCATGCCCGCGGCCCCGCCGCCTCCGCCCAGGGCGTCCCCGCCCTTGGCCAGGCCGTTGGCCACCGTGAACCCGTCCAGCACCACGTCCCCGCCGTCCACCGCGAAGGGGCGGTGGGCGCCGCCCCCGTCCACCGTGAGGGCCCCGCCCGCGGGGCCCAGGAGGGTGACCTTCGTCCGGATGGGGGGGAGGTCGTCCTTGAGATGGATGATCCACGGACGGTCCTCCGGCAGTCGGAACCGGATGCCCACGTCTCCCTTGAAGGCCTCGGCGGCGCGCAGCATTTCCCGGAGGGTGCCGGGCCCGTCGTCCTCCACGCTGGTGACGACCCAGGCATTGTCCACCGGCAACAGTTCGTAGGGTTTCGTGGTCACGACAAAGGGTCCCCCGGACACCCGCACCTGGTAGGATCCCCCGTCCAGCGGCGTCACCGGGTCCAGGAGGAGCGTCCGGCCCGCGGCGCCCGGGATCTCCTCCCCGTCCTTGAACCACTGGAAGGTGCGGTCGAAGGTTTCCTCGCCGGTATCCACCACCTTGACCTCCAGCAGCACCGCCGCCCCCGGTTTGGGCATGGCGTTCGCGGGACCCTCGAGGGTGACCTGGCTGAAGGTGGCGGGTGGGGCGGGCTTTCCGCCGCAGCCCACCAGGACGAGGAAAGCTAGGCCCGTGAGCCATGGGAAGGGTTTTGGCATGGTCACACCTGGATCAAGGCCCGGCAGGGGACGAGGAAATATATAATTTATTGTCATTTCATCATCGCACAAGACGCGATTCCACAAATTAATTCATACTTATCTTTATGCGTCCGCCCGGGGCCGGAATATTAACAATAATTCATTGACAGACCCGGCCGGATTCCTAGATTGAAGATCAACTTGCCGACCTCACCTGGGCAGTTGCTTCCATACCCCGTCCCGGGCCCTCCATGGGGTTCCAGGCCGCCCTTCACCCCATCCCCGGAGTACCCCATGATCCCCAAGGCCCTCACTCCGCTTGCCGCATGCCTGCTAATGGCCGGCGTCCAAGCCAACGCCCAGCTCAAACCGGCCACGCAGAATGCCGAGGATCAGATGAGCAAGCTGTACATGCAGGTTTCCAACCTCCTGTTCGGCCCCGCCAACCTGAAGAGCATGCTCGTGCTGCAGCGGCCCGGGACCCCGCTGCCCGACGATTTCGGGGAAATGTCCCAGGAGCAGCGGGTGATGCTCAACGAGATCGTGGACGTGGTGCCCATGGTCAACCCCAACTACGTGGCCAACGGCAACATGCGTTATTCGCAGATCTTCAAGGCCATCGCCCAGAACGCCCAGCCGACGGTGAAGATCACCCTCACCCCGGCGGAGGAGGCCGAATTGAAGGCCGCCCAGGATTATGTGAAAGACGTGGGCCATAGCAAATTGTACGAGGCAGGGCGGAACAAGTACTGGGAAGCCGTCGCGAAGGTCGAGGCCGCCTCCCAGAATGGCAAGGATGCCCCCTCCAGCCTGCGGGCTGTCATGGCCGCGGCCAAGCAGGATTGGGACACCCAGGGAGGCCGGGTGGATTATGAAAGGCGCGTGGGCACCATCCGCACGCTGGGCTCCAAGAGCGGCGAGGCCTACTGGACGGCCCTGAACCAGCGCCTGGACGCCGCGGCCACGGAAACCAACTACGGCACCTTTTTCTATCCCCAGCCCAAGGACTGGAAGAGCACCGACGGCTGGACGGAGGTCCGCTTCGACAACAACACGAAGGTGGACGAAAACCAGATGAGCCGGGAAGCCATCAAGGCCAGCGTCAAGGGCAAGCATTCCTGGTTCAGCATCGACGCGGCCTTCAGCAAGACGGACTTCAGCGCCAGCTCGCTCATGGACCACAAGGACCTGAAGATCTCGTTCAAGGTCAAGCGCGTGAACATCTACCGGACCTGGTTCGACGACCTCGTCCTGAAGAACGACGCCTGGATGCTCCCGGCCACGGTGTCCTTCAAGGCCATCTCCTACGGCAACCTGCTCTCGAATGCCCTCAAGCCCTGCGCCATGCCCCTCTACACCTCCGCCCTCCTTCTCGTGAAGGACCTCAAGCTCGAAACCGCCTTGAGCCAGGCGGAAATGAGCGAATACCAGCACAAGATGGACATCAAGGCCAAGATCGGCCTCGGGCCCTTCACCCTTTCGGGCAGCTACAGCAAGCACGAGTCCGGCGGCAAATCCCACTCGGCCTTCACGGCCACGGGCGTGAGCGCCCCCGATATCCAGATCCTGGGCCTGGTGGGCACGGCTCCCGACCGGTCTCCCGCCTCCACGGTCAAGTAGCCTCCCGGCCGGTCATGGAACGCCTTGCCCTCGTCCTTTTCGCCGCCACGCGGGTCCTCCTTGCGGACCCCGGAACGGCCCTGGTGGAGAAGGTCTACGCCAAACTGGCGGAATCCTTCTCCGCCGGAGAGGCCCTGGGCCAGACGGGGGATTACCTCCTCCTGGCCCACCCCGGCCTCACCATCACCGACGATTTCCTGAAGGATCCCTTCAACGTGGCGACCCTGGCCGACCAGGTCCCCCTGCCGGCCCGGTACTACGTCACCAGCGGACGCATGCTTTCCAGCACCTATCACACCATCCTCTCCTCGGCGGAGCTGTCCAACTACCTGGACCAGACCCTGAGGCAGAAGGCCCTGAACGCCCGCCGCCACATCTACGACAAGACCCACCCGGGCAAGCCCACGCCGGCCTATGCGGCGTACCTGGAACGCGAGGCCGCCCTGGCCTCGGCCAGGGACGCCCTGCGGCTGGCCTTGACCGAAAAGAAGACCACCGGCAAGGCCGTGAACCCCGCCCTCCAGGCGGCGGTGGACAAGGCCGCCCGGGACTTCGACGAGAAGGGCAACCGCAAGCTCATCGAGGACGCCGAAAAGGATCTGGCCACCTACTACAACGCCAACGTCAAGGCCCTGTTCGGCAGCCTCGTCACCGACATGGCCTCGTGGTCCAACTCCAGCCACGGCCAGGAATGGTTCAGCATCAAGTGCTCCCCGCCCGCCGAGGAGTGGCTCCTGGCGGACGGCTGGAATCCCTTCACCCTGACCCAGTCGGAGAAGAACCTGGCCCAGGGCAGGGCCGCCCTGCCCCTGGAAAGGACGGCGGGGGCGGCGTCGGCCCTGCCTCCGGACTTCCTCGGCTCGATCAGCGTGGCCATGGACACCAAGCGGGTGAACTTCCACCGGCCCTGGCTGGAAACCGGCATCTTCAACGGGTCCGGGTGGCGCCTCTGGAAGAGCAGCGGCTTCTCCATGGTCTCCACCGGCAACCCCGCGGACCGGGATCCCGGCATCATGCCGCTGATCGTCACCGGGATCCTGCTTTCCCGCAATCTGGTCCTCACCGGAGCCTGGTCCGGAGGCAGCCCCGGCCGCGTCAAGGCCCTGGGCCCCTTCTCCGTGGAGAGCGCCTCGGTATCCAGCGGCAAGCTCACCCTCAAGGCCAGCGGCGTCCAGATCATCGGTTTCTTCTGCAAGACCCTCCCCAGGTCCCCGAACCCCGATCCGACCAAGGATTTCCGGGCGCAGTGAGGTTTCGCGCCGCTTCGGCGGGAATCGGTTCCCGCCCGGGAATCCCCCCATTCCTGGACCCCCCATGCCCCGCAGAACGTCCACGCGCCTCATCCTCCAGGTCCTGGCCGCCGCCGTCGCCGCCGCGGCGGAGACGCCCGCGCAAGGGCCGGGCCCATTCAGCTTCAACCCGGCCCAGAATCCCCCCTTCGCGGTGGTGAACCCCAACGGCCCGCCCCCCGATGGCACCGTGACGGTGGCGCCGGGCCCGCGCTATACCCTGGACGCCGCCCACCAGGA is a genomic window containing:
- a CDS encoding immunoglobulin domain-containing protein, translating into MPKPFPWLTGLAFLVLVGCGGKPAPPATFSQVTLEGPANAMPKPGAAVLLEVKVVDTGEETFDRTFQWFKDGEEIPGAAGRTLLLDPVTPLDGGSYQVRVSGGPFVVTTKPYELLPVDNAWVVTSVEDDGPGTLREMLRAAEAFKGDVGIRFRLPEDRPWIIHLKDDLPPIRTKVTLLGPAGGALTVDGGGAHRPFAVDGGDVVLDGFTVANGLAKGGDALGGGGGAAGMGGGLFINDGKVALRHMVFRANSAIGGNSAPGGDGENGGGGGVGGDSPSQGGAGADGGWLKGKGGYGDLNGVGTSDMGGGPAVDGDGAGGGAARGGLPKDPVSLWADDLEGGSATYGGGGGFSVGPLGGGGEGAFGGGGGSSGGSASGLFLPGAAGGAGGVFGGDGVPGDGVTGGMGGAGGGMGGAVFLRGGDLSFLGCTFTGNRALGGTGGEPGMGKGGAVFIYRYDDKDPQSDAFAKALSTQVFQDNLASDVVEEPAFDNNDYYIAQSILANRRLGSAQDLLYRIYKLDLAMGLRRRAF